The proteins below are encoded in one region of Winogradskyella helgolandensis:
- a CDS encoding MotA/TolQ/ExbB proton channel family protein yields MIALSTIQDEVSVLADEESVEKTLSIIELITSGGTSGMVIILILFLLLIVATFIYFERIFAIKAASKVDSNFMNQIKDHVSNGKIDSAQMLCAQQNSPVSRLIAKGITRIGKPLEDINTAIENAGRLEVYNLEKNVSVLATISGVAPMIGFLGTVVGMIISIFELANAGGTIQMDVLASGLYTAMTTTVAGLIVGIIAYVTYNHIVVKTNKVVYQMEANSVEFLDHLNEPI; encoded by the coding sequence ATGATAGCATTAAGTACTATTCAAGATGAAGTAAGCGTTTTAGCTGATGAAGAATCAGTAGAAAAAACTTTATCCATAATAGAATTAATTACAAGTGGAGGAACATCAGGGATGGTGATTATCCTCATATTGTTCTTACTTTTAATTGTAGCCACCTTTATTTATTTCGAGCGTATTTTCGCCATTAAAGCAGCATCTAAAGTCGATTCAAACTTCATGAATCAAATTAAAGATCATGTCAGTAATGGTAAAATTGATTCTGCTCAAATGTTATGTGCTCAGCAAAACTCACCAGTTTCGAGATTAATTGCAAAAGGAATTACTAGAATAGGAAAACCTTTGGAAGATATTAATACAGCTATTGAGAATGCAGGACGATTGGAAGTCTATAATTTGGAAAAGAATGTTAGTGTTCTAGCAACTATCTCTGGAGTTGCACCAATGATTGGTTTCTTAGGAACAGTAGTTGGTATGATTATTTCAATTTTCGAATTGGCAAATGCAGGTGGAACTATTCAAATGGATGTTTTAGCAAGTGGATTATATACGGCTATGACAACCACCGTGGCAGGATTAATAGTAGGTATTATTGCTTATGTAACTTATAACCATATCGTGGTTAAAACCAATAAAGTTGTTTACCAAATGGAAGCGAACTCTGTTGAGTTTTTAGATCACTTAAACGAACCTATCTAA